The following coding sequences lie in one Arachis ipaensis cultivar K30076 chromosome B05, Araip1.1, whole genome shotgun sequence genomic window:
- the LOC107640569 gene encoding GATA zinc finger domain-containing protein 14-like has product MAKRIDSLQIAAVNTTNKSPARWVQNEEIYKEQQPEQVNYMHNQCTGQNKFHGETYNSSWRNHPNLRWRDNQNPNSWQRNSNQNNSRNTNHQNHQQTNQNPYRKLQNNYPTSNFYPPYNPSTNQNNFHQPSSSHTQPQPPQEYQRISNLEMMMEKMMKHQELANKNHEASLRNLERQIGQLSKQPERPTNTFLSDTIPNPKEECKVIQLRSGRTLKDNKVDSKKEVAMEENDQEELKKKDEEPQASKKGKLIMEEHPQEQRKEAKPYTPPLPYPQRLQRELKDQ; this is encoded by the coding sequence atggctaagaggattgatagtcttcAAATAGCAGCAGTGAACACTACAAATAAATCGCCAGCTAGATGGGTGCAGAATGAAGAAATCTATAAGGAGCAGCAGCCAGAACAAGTTAACTATATGCACAACCAATGTACTGGACAGAATAAATTTCATGGAGAAACTTACAACTCctcttggaggaaccaccccaatcTAAGATGGAGAGACAACCAGAACCCAAATTCATGGCAAAGAAACTCCAACCAAAATAACTCCCGTAACACAAACCACCAGAACcatcagcaaactaaccaaaatccatacagaaaacTACAAAATAACTACCCCACTTCTAACTTCTATCCACCCTATAACCCATCAACTAACCAAAATAATTTCCACCAACCATCTTCATCCCACACTCAgccacaaccaccccaagaataTCAAAGAATCTCTAATTtagagatgatgatggagaagatgatgaagcATCAAGAGTTAGCTaataagaaccatgaagcctcacTGAGAAACTTGGAAAGACAAATAGGCCAATTGTCTAAACAGCCTGAAAGACCAACCAACACTTTCCtaagtgataccattccaaatcccaaagaagaatgcaaagtaATTCAACTCAGGAGTGGAAGAACATTGAAGGATAACAAGGTTGACAGTAAGAAGGAAGTGGCAATGGAAGAGAATGACCAAGAAGAGCTCAAAAAGAAGGATGAAGAGccacaagcttcaaagaagggaaagcTAATCATGGAGGAGCAtccacaagaacagaggaaggagGCAAAGCCTTACACTCCTCCtctgccataccctcaaagattGCAAAGAGAGCTCAAGGATCAATAA